Proteins encoded within one genomic window of Aquarana catesbeiana isolate 2022-GZ linkage group LG03, ASM4218655v1, whole genome shotgun sequence:
- the LOC141134590 gene encoding uncharacterized protein produces MQYILLINFLFIIFAIFISLCVGLFPLGSDVYIKCPPSAMGNQSVSLAPFFSTNNVKKILYEDRIYLFISDFSHYNSESYSCPSKTEPITLEIVNPSSSNEVTKFRVVGGSLVLFCTCASENTRWKWTSFLGETGTISVIHSIVYMSKHFNQRVKSSNSIYPQNGVIISPVAFGDAGKYQLLDYEKNINIITIQVTAFPSTQVHLGSNVQLKCLVSHLLTNMEITLIWIKYTGYTPIHVKTQQLNLTTMENSILIKSLKMEEITNWACLVFNNDHLVVSAPIALKYLVSESDITNNCDTATSATSYKTMLRNKTTDPVDEDLPEELQMGHFLLISCIFIILLALIVLGIFQMLQRLDKCTGDKNTEVQTNVPLSAEVQYTSVRFCKQPTELQKNAAIDHNQYSDSEVVYAVIQPNKEQFPRQGSLSLYRR; encoded by the exons ATGCAATATATTCTGCTAATCAATTTTTTGTTcattatttttgcaatttttatttcatTGTGTGTTG GATTATTTCCATTAGGATCAGATGTCTATATAAAGTGTCCACCGTCAGCAATGGGAAATCAATCAGTATCACTTGCACCTTTTTTCAGCACTAATAATGTCAAAAAAATTCTTTATGAGGACAGAATCTACTTATTTATATCAGATTTTTCACATTATAATAGTGAATCATATTCCTGTCCTTCTAAAACAGAACCTATAACACTGGAAATTGTAAACC CATCTTCTAGCAATGAAGTAACTAAATTTCGTGTTGTTGGAGGAAGTTTGGTATTGTTCTGCACATGTGCTTCTGAAAATACAAGGTGGAAATGGACTTCTTTTTTGGGTGAAACAGGAACTATAAGTGTTATACATTCAATTGTCTATATGAGTAAGCATTTCAATCAGCGTGTCAAATCTTCAAATTCGATTTACCCACAAAATGGAGTAATAATTTCTCCAGTAGCTTTTGGAGATGCTGGCAAATATCAGCTTTTAGATTATGAAAAAAacattaatattattactattcAAG TGACAGCTTTTCCATCGACTCAAGTTCACCTTGGCTCCAATGTCCAGCTAAAATGCCTAGTGTCTCACTTATTGACTAATATGGAAATTACATTGATATGGATAAAATATACTGGCTATACCCCTATTCATGTAAAGACCCAACAATTGAATCTGACCACCATGGAAAATAGTATCTTAATTAAAAGCCTAAAGATGGAAGAAATAACAAATTGGGCATGCCTTGTATTTAATAATGACCATCTTGTCGTGTCAGCACCAATAGCCCTGAAATATTTAGTATCAGAATCAGACATTACAAATAATTGTGACACCGCTACCTCTGCCACATCTTACAAGACAATGCTCAGGAATAAAACAACAG ACCCAGTTGATGAAGATCTGCCTGAGGAGCTCCAAATGGGACATTTTTTACTTATCAGTTGTATTTTTATCATCTTGCTGGCACTCATTGTTTTGGGCATTTTTCAAATGTTGCAGAGATTGGATAAGTGTACCG GTGATAAAAATACGGAAGTACAGACAAATGTTCCGCTGTCTGCAGAGGTTCAATACACTTCTGTGAGGTTTTGCAAGCAACCAACAG AACTTCAGAAAAATGCTGCCATAGATCACAATCAGTATTCT GATTCTGAAGTGGTGTATGCTGTTATCCAGCCAAATAAAGAACAATTTCCAAGACAAGGATCCTTATCCTTGTATAGAAGATAA